The Gillisia sp. Hel_I_86 genome has a segment encoding these proteins:
- a CDS encoding triple tyrosine motif-containing protein translates to MIRNSIILFLFTISISAQEISPYFKNYNKQDYKGENSNWDISQNSEGTIFIANGTNLLTFNGDFWQKYKLPNPFTIRSVKVINDTVYTGSYHEFGYWLKNAKNELVYTSLSSSVAPKYFDNDEIWKIIDFKDKILFQSFGKLYVFSKKDHRIMVIPFGEISAVYSFYIGDTLYITTKNNGLYKLKDGGIAFIDWSTPLKEYTIQSLVSFNNGLLIATQLNGLYFYRDGSLSKWESSLDAKFENLEINNLKIVDGFVCIGTINHGLLILDSKGHYKYVFNKGNGFQNNTVIRQFIDNDNNLWLALDNGLSKIHLSKDIYAFNDKSGALGTVYSIISDNDQLILGSNHGVFYLKNGTLDFLKSSNGQVWNLTRVENEIICGHNNGTFIIKNGDFKQLNDINGGMDFVKIPHSSYYIQPNYTGVARYRKVNGEWLFSRYPEINFPVNKAYFDENNTLWIESAYRGIFQFSLSENHENLILKREIKSKQTQLFAVGNNIFLSRNKTILKYDSVNDTLVQDKVLEKKLRPFNEIAALNKQLVVSKSTDAFKIVDIPTGKRFNLNDDLIYSRIIKNFRSAVTIGSYIYVFMDDGFLKIAISEIDLKTVPGKAYIEKVFINGELSDLKDNDEIAYNKNAIGFWFSSKDPGKLSLPVYTYKLEGYDNSWSTPSKSHLVSYNNLPPGRFVFKVKNNVKLVESDISSFSFKILQPWFLRGWAWGIYVFILMVIFYLIHLYNKLKFVKRKRAYEKELGYEQKLVIQRQNFENSKRITQLEQDKLRAKLKAKSKELASYAALMARKEDILTEMEQEINKSNIKKDNEKLYSKLMDIKDRQSNSQDEWKLFERNFNEVHDDFFKVLQKKYPSLTPKDLKLCAYLKMNLSSKEIAPLIGITFRSIELHRYRLRKKFHLSKSQNLVKFLMKM, encoded by the coding sequence ATGATAAGAAACTCAATAATTCTATTTCTTTTCACGATTTCTATCTCTGCCCAAGAGATTAGTCCTTATTTTAAAAACTACAACAAACAGGATTACAAAGGGGAAAACTCCAATTGGGACATCTCGCAAAATTCCGAAGGCACAATTTTTATAGCCAATGGCACCAATCTTCTCACCTTTAACGGGGATTTTTGGCAAAAATACAAACTGCCAAACCCATTTACAATTCGTTCTGTCAAGGTTATAAATGACACTGTTTATACCGGTTCCTATCATGAATTCGGCTACTGGCTCAAAAACGCTAAGAACGAACTGGTGTATACTTCCTTGAGTTCTTCGGTAGCACCCAAATATTTTGATAATGATGAGATCTGGAAGATTATAGATTTTAAGGATAAGATCCTATTTCAGTCTTTTGGAAAACTGTATGTTTTCAGTAAAAAGGATCATCGAATTATGGTCATACCTTTTGGTGAGATCTCTGCTGTTTATAGTTTTTATATAGGCGATACCCTTTACATTACCACAAAGAACAACGGACTCTATAAATTGAAAGATGGGGGCATAGCGTTTATAGATTGGAGTACGCCATTAAAGGAATATACCATTCAGAGTTTGGTTTCATTTAACAATGGCCTTCTTATAGCTACCCAACTAAACGGTTTATATTTTTATAGGGATGGGAGTTTAAGTAAATGGGAATCTTCCTTGGATGCTAAATTCGAGAACCTGGAAATAAATAATTTAAAGATTGTAGATGGCTTTGTTTGTATTGGGACCATTAACCATGGGCTCCTAATATTGGATTCTAAAGGACATTATAAATATGTTTTTAATAAAGGAAATGGTTTTCAAAACAATACCGTAATTCGGCAGTTTATAGATAATGACAATAATCTATGGTTGGCCTTGGATAATGGATTGAGCAAGATCCACCTTTCCAAGGACATATACGCTTTCAACGATAAATCTGGGGCATTGGGCACTGTGTACTCCATTATTTCAGATAACGATCAACTTATTTTGGGCTCTAATCATGGGGTTTTCTATCTTAAAAATGGAACACTCGATTTTTTGAAATCTTCTAATGGGCAAGTATGGAATTTAACACGGGTTGAAAATGAAATAATATGTGGCCACAATAATGGAACATTTATCATTAAAAATGGTGATTTTAAGCAGCTTAATGATATAAACGGAGGAATGGATTTTGTTAAGATCCCACATTCCAGCTATTATATACAACCCAATTATACAGGTGTGGCAAGATATCGAAAAGTGAACGGCGAATGGTTGTTCTCGAGGTACCCTGAAATAAACTTTCCGGTTAATAAAGCTTATTTCGATGAAAACAATACCCTTTGGATTGAGTCTGCATATAGAGGTATTTTTCAATTTTCACTTTCCGAAAATCATGAAAACCTTATTTTAAAAAGAGAAATAAAGTCTAAGCAGACTCAATTATTTGCTGTAGGGAACAATATTTTCCTGTCGAGGAACAAAACCATCTTGAAATACGATTCTGTGAACGACACCCTGGTGCAAGACAAAGTCCTAGAGAAAAAACTAAGGCCATTTAATGAGATTGCTGCTTTAAATAAACAGCTTGTGGTTTCCAAAAGCACGGACGCATTCAAAATTGTGGATATCCCTACCGGAAAGCGTTTTAATCTCAACGATGATCTTATTTACAGCAGGATTATTAAGAATTTTCGAAGCGCAGTTACCATTGGATCTTATATATACGTATTTATGGACGATGGGTTTTTAAAAATCGCTATTTCTGAAATAGATCTAAAAACAGTTCCCGGGAAAGCCTATATCGAAAAGGTATTTATTAATGGGGAGTTGTCAGATCTAAAAGACAATGATGAAATTGCATATAATAAAAACGCCATTGGTTTCTGGTTTTCCAGTAAGGATCCCGGGAAACTTTCCCTTCCTGTTTATACTTATAAGCTGGAGGGTTATGATAATTCTTGGTCTACTCCATCCAAATCCCATCTGGTTTCCTACAACAACCTCCCACCCGGCAGGTTTGTTTTTAAGGTTAAAAATAATGTGAAATTAGTGGAAAGTGACATTTCAAGCTTCAGCTTTAAAATTCTTCAACCATGGTTCCTACGCGGTTGGGCATGGGGAATCTATGTCTTTATTCTTATGGTGATTTTTTACCTAATTCACTTATATAACAAACTAAAATTCGTTAAACGCAAGAGGGCTTATGAGAAAGAATTGGGATATGAACAAAAACTTGTGATCCAACGCCAGAATTTTGAAAACAGTAAAAGGATCACGCAACTGGAGCAGGATAAGCTACGTGCCAAACTGAAAGCCAAAAGTAAGGAATTGGCCAGTTATGCAGCTTTAATGGCAAGGAAGGAGGATATTCTTACCGAAATGGAGCAGGAAATCAATAAATCCAATATCAAAAAGGATAATGAAAAGCTCTATTCAAAATTAATGGATATCAAAGATAGGCAATCCAATTCCCAGGATGAGTGGAAGTTGTTCGAGCGAAATTTCAATGAAGTTCATGACGACTTTTTTAAAGTATTGCAAAAAAAATATCCCAGTCTTACCCCTAAAGATCTAAAACTTTGTGCTTATTTGAAAATGAATTTAAGTTCAAAGGAGATCGCCCCTTTAATAGGAATAACTTTTAGAAGTATAGAGTTACATCGTTATAGGTTAAGAAAGAAATTTCATCTCTCCAAAAGCCAAAACCTAGTTAAATTTCTTATGAAAATGTAA
- a CDS encoding 2Fe-2S iron-sulfur cluster-binding protein: protein MSDIKITIIDRGGEAHNVVAPIDMNMNLMEIVRMHELAPEGTIGICGGMAMCASCQCYVLSHEHLLPEKSYEEEDMLDQAFFVQDSSRLSCQIPITAELEGLEVKLAPETS from the coding sequence ATGTCTGATATTAAAATTACCATAATAGATAGAGGAGGTGAAGCTCACAATGTAGTAGCGCCCATAGATATGAACATGAACTTGATGGAGATAGTGCGCATGCATGAATTGGCTCCAGAAGGTACAATTGGTATCTGCGGCGGAATGGCGATGTGCGCGTCCTGCCAGTGCTATGTTTTAAGTCATGAACATTTGCTTCCTGAAAAGAGCTACGAAGAAGAAGACATGCTGGATCAGGCATTTTTCGTACAAGACAGTAGTAGGTTAAGTTGCCAGATTCCAATAACTGCAGAACTGGAAGGTTTGGAAGTTAAATTGGCGCCGGAAACCAGTTAG
- a CDS encoding NAD(P)/FAD-dependent oxidoreductase translates to MIKSDIIIIGAGPTGLFAVFEAGLLKLKCHLIDALPVPGGQCAEIYPKKPIYDIPGFPEILAGDLVGNLMEQIKPFRPGFTLGDRAETLDKLEDGTFMVTSSRGVKHTAPVVVIAGGLGSFEPRKPPIPSIANFEDKGVSYIIKDPEVYRGKSVVIAGGGDSALDWSIFLSNIAKEVSLVHRRRDFRGALDSVEKVEELSKIGKINLITDAEVVDLKGDNRLEAVVIRHKGNVAEEEVKPTDHFIPLFGLSPKLGPIGDWGLEIEKNAIKVDNTYDYQTTIPGVYAIGDVNTYPGKLKLILCGFHEAAIMCQSAYQRIYPEKKYVMKYTTVSGINGFDGSKKEAKREVVKSIN, encoded by the coding sequence ATGATTAAATCAGATATTATTATAATCGGCGCCGGACCCACAGGTTTGTTTGCCGTGTTCGAGGCGGGATTGCTTAAACTTAAATGTCATTTAATAGATGCCTTGCCTGTTCCTGGTGGGCAATGTGCCGAGATCTATCCCAAAAAGCCAATTTATGATATTCCCGGATTTCCAGAAATATTGGCGGGAGATCTGGTAGGCAACCTTATGGAACAAATAAAGCCATTTCGTCCTGGTTTCACCTTGGGGGATCGAGCGGAAACTCTCGATAAACTTGAGGACGGCACATTTATGGTTACTTCCTCTAGGGGAGTTAAACATACTGCACCCGTTGTTGTAATTGCAGGGGGCTTAGGCAGTTTCGAACCTAGAAAACCACCAATCCCTTCAATAGCCAATTTTGAAGATAAAGGAGTCTCCTATATTATTAAAGATCCAGAAGTTTATAGGGGTAAATCTGTGGTAATCGCGGGCGGAGGAGATTCGGCTTTAGACTGGTCTATTTTTCTGTCCAATATTGCAAAGGAAGTCTCTTTAGTGCACCGAAGAAGGGATTTTAGGGGAGCCTTGGATTCCGTGGAAAAAGTAGAAGAGTTATCCAAGATTGGGAAGATCAATTTAATTACCGATGCTGAAGTTGTAGATCTTAAAGGGGATAATCGTTTAGAGGCTGTTGTTATTCGTCATAAAGGGAATGTTGCAGAAGAAGAAGTAAAACCTACAGATCATTTTATTCCGTTATTTGGGCTGTCCCCAAAACTAGGCCCAATAGGCGATTGGGGTTTGGAAATCGAGAAAAATGCGATCAAGGTAGATAATACTTACGATTATCAAACAACTATTCCTGGAGTTTACGCTATTGGGGATGTAAATACCTATCCTGGAAAATTAAAGCTGATCCTTTGTGGTTTTCATGAAGCTGCTATTATGTGCCAGAGCGCGTACCAACGAATCTACCCAGAAAAGAAGTATGTTATGAAATATACTACGGTAAGCGGGATAAACGGATTTGATGGTTCTAAAAAGGAAGCGAAACGCGAAGTTGTTAAAAGTATAAATTAA
- a CDS encoding NifU family protein, translating to MTTEEIRINVEKALQEIRPFLQSDGGDISLVSIEDNNRLVKVQLEGACVGCHVNQMTLKSGVEMTIKKYAPQIEKVVNIER from the coding sequence ATGACAACGGAAGAAATCAGGATCAATGTTGAAAAGGCCCTGCAAGAAATTAGGCCTTTTTTGCAAAGCGACGGAGGGGATATCTCCTTGGTGTCTATAGAAGACAATAATCGCCTTGTGAAGGTTCAGTTGGAAGGGGCTTGTGTTGGTTGCCACGTTAACCAAATGACATTGAAATCTGGTGTGGAAATGACCATCAAAAAATATGCGCCGCAAATTGAAAAAGTGGTGAATATTGAAAGGTAA
- a CDS encoding Mrp/NBP35 family ATP-binding protein has product MKLERKDILAALETISLSGEGSNMVESGAVKNVMTFGDEVVVDLVMTTPAMHIKKRAEADIIKVIQEKIFDKAIVKVNIKVEAPEKPTIKGKAIPGIKNIIAIASGKGGVGKSTVTANLAVSLAKMGFKVGLLDADIYGPSMPIMLDVEAERPLSVYIDGKSKMKPVESYGVKLLSIGFFTKPDQAVVWRGPMAAKALNQMIFDAAWGELDFMLIDLPPGTGDIHLSIMQSLPITGAVIVSTPQNVALADAKKGVAMFQQESINVPVLGIIENMAYFTPEELPENKYYIFGKEGARNLATDLGVPFLGEIPLVQSIREAGDLGRPAALQTATALESSFEELTRNVVQETVNRNTSLPPTEAIKITTMAGCSAVKKN; this is encoded by the coding sequence ATGAAATTAGAGAGAAAAGATATACTTGCAGCTCTAGAAACTATTTCCCTTTCTGGTGAAGGAAGCAATATGGTGGAAAGTGGCGCCGTGAAAAATGTGATGACCTTTGGAGATGAGGTAGTAGTAGATTTGGTAATGACCACTCCTGCAATGCATATTAAAAAAAGGGCCGAAGCAGATATAATTAAAGTTATTCAAGAAAAGATCTTCGATAAGGCTATCGTAAAAGTCAATATCAAAGTGGAAGCTCCAGAAAAACCTACGATAAAAGGGAAGGCCATTCCGGGCATCAAAAATATAATTGCAATTGCCTCTGGAAAAGGTGGCGTTGGCAAATCCACGGTGACCGCAAACCTAGCCGTTTCTTTGGCCAAAATGGGTTTTAAAGTTGGGTTGTTGGATGCCGATATCTATGGGCCTTCTATGCCCATCATGTTGGATGTGGAAGCTGAAAGACCTTTATCTGTATACATAGATGGAAAGTCCAAGATGAAACCTGTAGAGAGTTACGGAGTTAAATTATTATCCATAGGTTTTTTTACGAAACCAGATCAAGCAGTAGTTTGGCGTGGTCCAATGGCAGCCAAAGCATTAAATCAGATGATTTTTGATGCAGCTTGGGGCGAATTGGATTTTATGTTGATAGATCTTCCTCCGGGGACAGGGGATATTCATTTATCCATTATGCAATCCCTTCCTATCACAGGAGCTGTTATTGTAAGCACACCACAAAATGTGGCACTTGCCGATGCCAAAAAAGGCGTTGCCATGTTTCAACAAGAGAGCATCAATGTTCCCGTTTTGGGGATCATAGAAAATATGGCATATTTCACTCCAGAGGAATTACCAGAGAATAAGTATTATATTTTTGGAAAAGAAGGGGCAAGAAATCTGGCAACCGATCTTGGAGTGCCATTTTTAGGGGAAATTCCACTGGTACAAAGCATCCGTGAAGCTGGAGATCTGGGAAGGCCGGCAGCATTACAAACGGCTACTGCTTTGGAAAGTTCTTTTGAAGAACTAACCAGAAATGTGGTTCAGGAAACAGTAAACAGAAATACAAGCTTGCCTCCAACAGAGGCTATTAAAATAACTACGATGGCTGGATGTAGTGCAGTTAAAAAGAACTAA
- a CDS encoding MGMT family protein: protein MAMETNFFERVYEVVKLIPFGRVSSYGAIARYVGAARSARMVGWAMNKAHDLENVPAQRVVNRLGLLTGKHHFGGTNAMQQLLESEGIVVRDNQIQNFEKIFWDPNKELGRPL, encoded by the coding sequence ATGGCCATGGAAACCAACTTTTTTGAGCGAGTTTATGAGGTGGTAAAGCTTATTCCTTTTGGAAGGGTTTCTTCTTATGGAGCTATCGCCAGATATGTAGGTGCGGCAAGAAGTGCCAGAATGGTAGGTTGGGCGATGAACAAAGCGCATGATCTGGAAAATGTACCTGCACAAAGAGTGGTGAATAGATTGGGATTGCTCACGGGAAAACATCACTTTGGAGGCACAAATGCCATGCAGCAATTGTTGGAAAGTGAAGGAATAGTGGTTAGGGATAACCAAATTCAAAATTTCGAAAAAATTTTCTGGGATCCAAATAAGGAATTGGGGAGACCGCTTTAA
- a CDS encoding LysE family translocator, whose amino-acid sequence MEETKIFLITYFAALLGVVPPGLVNMTVAKTCVEYGKRNGIYVAIGASIIVFFQALIAVFLAKYIFDNPFVRNILLRTGLVIFIVLMIYFYMKARSDSHMKKHSKKANSNSIFKGMLVAVLNVFPIPFFVAIAAALNVGGGVSYDWSVMLFFVLAATLGTFTTLYFYIFSFWKIEDKSVVFAKYSNYFMAALMLVLVIITLIRIFYY is encoded by the coding sequence TTGGAGGAAACAAAAATTTTCCTGATCACATATTTCGCAGCTCTTTTAGGAGTAGTACCCCCTGGATTAGTAAACATGACAGTGGCTAAAACTTGTGTGGAATATGGAAAGAGAAATGGAATTTATGTTGCGATTGGTGCATCCATTATTGTCTTTTTTCAGGCATTAATCGCTGTTTTCCTGGCAAAATATATTTTCGATAATCCTTTTGTCCGCAACATTCTTCTTAGGACCGGGCTTGTTATATTCATAGTCTTAATGATTTATTTTTATATGAAGGCCAGAAGTGATTCCCACATGAAAAAACATTCTAAAAAGGCCAATTCCAACAGTATTTTTAAAGGTATGTTGGTAGCGGTTTTAAATGTATTTCCAATTCCTTTTTTCGTTGCCATTGCTGCAGCCCTAAACGTTGGTGGCGGGGTTAGTTATGATTGGTCTGTGATGTTGTTTTTTGTGTTGGCGGCTACTTTGGGTACATTTACAACCCTATATTTTTATATTTTTTCCTTCTGGAAAATTGAGGATAAGTCGGTAGTTTTCGCTAAATATTCCAATTATTTTATGGCGGCTTTAATGTTGGTTTTAGTGATAATAACCTTGATCAGGATTTTCTATTATTAA
- the trmB gene encoding tRNA (guanosine(46)-N7)-methyltransferase TrmB translates to MGSKNKLKRFRENESFNNVVQPSRQEIVDHTYPLKGNWNKDFFKNNNPIVLELGCGKGEYSVAMAQANPDKNFIGVDIKGARFWRGAKTAVEEGMKNIGFIRTQIELIELLFEENEVDEIWITFPDPQIKYKRTKHRLTNSEFLKKYKHILKPGGLVNLKTDSEFMHGYTLGLLHGEGHEILHANHDVYKNVYSPKEVVGIQTFYEKQYLEQGKPITYIQFKIK, encoded by the coding sequence GTGGGCAGCAAGAACAAACTCAAGAGATTTAGGGAAAATGAAAGTTTTAACAATGTTGTTCAGCCATCCAGGCAAGAAATTGTAGATCACACCTATCCTCTTAAAGGGAATTGGAACAAAGATTTTTTTAAGAACAACAATCCTATAGTTTTGGAATTGGGTTGTGGAAAAGGGGAATATAGTGTTGCGATGGCCCAAGCCAATCCGGATAAAAACTTTATTGGGGTGGATATTAAAGGTGCCCGTTTTTGGAGGGGCGCAAAGACCGCTGTTGAGGAGGGCATGAAGAACATCGGATTTATTAGAACCCAAATAGAACTTATAGAGTTGTTGTTCGAAGAAAATGAAGTGGATGAAATCTGGATCACCTTTCCAGATCCTCAAATAAAATACAAGCGCACCAAGCATAGGTTAACAAATTCTGAATTCCTTAAAAAATATAAGCATATCTTAAAACCAGGGGGCTTGGTAAACCTAAAGACAGATAGTGAGTTTATGCATGGATATACATTGGGGCTGCTACATGGGGAGGGACATGAAATCTTGCATGCTAACCATGATGTGTACAAAAATGTATATTCTCCAAAAGAGGTGGTGGGGATACAAACTTTCTATGAAAAACAGTACCTTGAGCAAGGGAAACCCATTACCTATATTCAATTTAAGATAAAGTAG
- a CDS encoding glycosyltransferase, with protein MSKKRILVAPLNWGLGHATRCIPIINELVRQDFEPVIASDGAALELLRKEFPDLEHHVLPEYNITYSKKNTFFKLKLLSQTPKIIAAIQQERKTTKKLVDSHNISGIISDNRWGVRSKKVPSVFITHQLKVLSGSSTLLSSKIQQKLISKFTECWVPDFEEKPNLSGEMGHLEKTPFSVRYIGPLSRFTKLQLPVKHNYAILLSGPEPQREILEELLLKEFKNYSSPVLVVRGVLEKESKSEKMGNLKIYNYLIGRELEEALNSSEAIICRSGYTSVMDIAKLEKKAFFIPTPGQPEQEYLAKDLTKKGFVDSCDQNKFTLKKLENLENTSGLSFDFFTSSFSAAFGLFQCK; from the coding sequence ATGTCGAAAAAACGGATTTTAGTTGCCCCATTAAATTGGGGTTTAGGCCATGCAACAAGATGCATCCCAATAATCAATGAACTAGTTCGTCAAGATTTTGAACCTGTTATCGCTTCAGATGGAGCTGCGCTAGAATTACTTCGGAAGGAATTCCCAGATTTGGAACACCATGTTTTGCCGGAATATAATATTACTTATTCAAAAAAGAATACTTTTTTTAAATTGAAACTTTTAAGTCAAACCCCAAAAATAATCGCTGCGATTCAGCAAGAAAGAAAAACAACAAAAAAATTGGTAGATTCCCACAACATTTCAGGGATTATTTCTGACAATAGATGGGGAGTGAGAAGCAAAAAAGTTCCATCGGTATTTATAACCCATCAGTTAAAAGTGCTTTCTGGAAGTTCAACTTTGTTAAGCAGTAAAATTCAGCAAAAATTGATTTCAAAATTCACGGAATGCTGGGTTCCCGATTTTGAAGAGAAACCTAATTTAAGTGGGGAAATGGGACATTTAGAGAAAACACCGTTTTCAGTAAGATATATTGGACCCCTAAGTAGATTTACGAAACTACAACTTCCAGTTAAACACAACTATGCCATCCTACTCTCTGGGCCTGAACCCCAGCGGGAAATTTTAGAAGAACTACTTCTGAAAGAATTTAAAAACTATTCATCTCCCGTTTTAGTGGTTCGAGGAGTATTGGAAAAGGAATCTAAAAGCGAGAAAATGGGGAACCTTAAAATTTACAACTACTTGATTGGAAGAGAATTGGAAGAGGCATTAAACAGTAGCGAAGCCATCATTTGCAGATCTGGTTATACCAGTGTGATGGACATTGCGAAATTAGAGAAGAAAGCTTTTTTTATTCCCACTCCAGGACAACCGGAGCAAGAATATTTAGCAAAGGATTTAACTAAAAAAGGCTTCGTGGACAGTTGTGACCAAAATAAATTTACCCTGAAGAAATTGGAAAATCTGGAAAATACGAGTGGTTTAAGCTTTGATTTTTTTACCAGCAGTTTTAGTGCTGCTTTTGGCCTTTTCCAGTGTAAATGA
- a CDS encoding ATP-binding protein, whose protein sequence is MAKSFKRSYKFSFKTSLYLSIFLTLIVGVFSLWTSGFLIWPTLGFALVCFLISFIIIQYRVEHFIYKRIKNIYDNVALLDASTLDPSQITTDMATLTKEVEKFAKGKKLEIETLQVRETYRKEFIGNVSHELKTPLFTVQGYILTLLDGAMKDKAVRKKYLQRANKGVERLIYIVKDLDMITKLETGDLHLNKEDFNIVELIQNVFDLLEMKAAKKNISLVFDRPYKEPIMVKADMDRMQQVISNLVVNSIKYGKKDGTTEVSIENLIKNKVIIRISDNGEGIEKANIPRLFERFFRVDKSGSRKEGGSGLGLSIVKHILEAHNEKIYVESVYGVSSEFSFTLEKAKSSTKTAGKKIKA, encoded by the coding sequence ATGGCTAAAAGTTTTAAGCGTTCATATAAATTTTCTTTTAAGACCTCGTTATATCTTTCCATATTTCTCACTTTGATTGTGGGTGTTTTTTCCTTGTGGACTTCAGGATTTTTAATTTGGCCAACTCTTGGTTTTGCCTTAGTTTGTTTTTTGATCTCTTTTATTATAATTCAATATAGGGTAGAACATTTCATTTACAAGCGTATAAAAAACATCTACGATAATGTTGCACTTTTGGACGCAAGCACTTTGGATCCCAGCCAGATCACTACAGATATGGCAACCCTAACCAAGGAAGTAGAAAAATTCGCCAAAGGTAAAAAGCTCGAGATTGAAACTTTACAGGTTAGAGAGACCTATAGAAAAGAGTTTATTGGAAATGTTTCCCACGAACTTAAAACCCCATTATTTACTGTGCAAGGCTACATCCTCACGTTGTTGGATGGCGCCATGAAGGATAAAGCAGTGCGTAAAAAATACTTGCAGAGAGCAAATAAAGGGGTGGAACGGCTTATTTATATTGTAAAAGATCTGGATATGATCACCAAATTGGAAACCGGTGACCTTCATTTAAATAAAGAGGATTTTAATATAGTCGAATTAATCCAGAACGTCTTCGACCTTTTGGAGATGAAAGCTGCAAAAAAAAATATTTCCCTTGTTTTCGACCGCCCTTATAAAGAGCCCATTATGGTAAAAGCCGATATGGATAGAATGCAACAGGTAATTTCCAATTTGGTGGTGAACTCTATTAAATATGGTAAAAAGGACGGGACTACTGAAGTAAGTATCGAGAACCTCATTAAAAATAAGGTGATCATTAGGATCTCAGATAATGGGGAAGGGATAGAAAAAGCAAATATTCCCCGCCTGTTCGAACGTTTTTTTAGGGTAGATAAAAGCGGATCTAGAAAAGAAGGAGGTTCGGGGTTGGGGCTTTCTATAGTAAAACATATTCTGGAAGCACATAATGAGAAAATCTATGTAGAAAGTGTTTATGGAGTAAGCAGCGAATTTTCATTTACACTGGAAAAGGCCAAAAGCAGCACTAAAACTGCTGGTAAAAAAATCAAAGCTTAA
- a CDS encoding response regulator transcription factor, translating into MKKKNITILLVDDEPDILEIVGYNLSAEGYHVITAENGIEAVKLAKKKKPQLIILDVMMPEMDGIEACEQIRKIPELAETMITFLTARGEDYSQMAGFDAGADDYITKPIKPKVLVSKVNALLRRFKETEPSSNIVKIGNLVINRDEYKIINNEKEIILPRKEFELLSLLASKPGKVFKREDILDNVWGNDVVVGGRTIDVHIRKLREKIGDDSFKTVKGVGYKFVV; encoded by the coding sequence ATGAAGAAAAAAAACATAACAATTTTGTTGGTGGATGATGAGCCGGATATCTTGGAGATCGTTGGTTACAATCTTTCTGCGGAAGGCTATCATGTAATTACCGCTGAAAATGGTATCGAAGCAGTGAAACTCGCCAAGAAAAAAAAACCACAACTTATCATACTAGATGTTATGATGCCTGAGATGGACGGAATTGAAGCTTGTGAGCAAATCCGAAAAATCCCGGAATTAGCCGAAACCATGATAACATTCCTAACAGCCCGGGGAGAGGATTATTCCCAAATGGCGGGTTTTGATGCCGGCGCAGACGATTATATTACCAAACCTATAAAACCCAAGGTTTTAGTAAGTAAGGTAAACGCTTTGCTTAGAAGATTTAAGGAAACTGAACCCTCGTCCAATATTGTGAAAATTGGGAACCTGGTTATTAATAGGGATGAATATAAAATCATTAATAACGAAAAGGAAATTATCTTGCCAAGAAAAGAATTTGAATTACTTTCACTACTTGCATCCAAACCTGGGAAAGTCTTTAAAAGAGAAGATATCTTGGATAATGTGTGGGGCAACGATGTGGTAGTTGGCGGAAGAACTATCGATGTACATATTCGAAAACTACGCGAAAAAATTGGGGACGACAGTTTTAAAACTGTAAAAGGAGTAGGTTATAAGTTTGTTGTTTAA